The Miscanthus floridulus cultivar M001 chromosome 7, ASM1932011v1, whole genome shotgun sequence genome includes a region encoding these proteins:
- the LOC136463341 gene encoding protein DMP6-like, protein MASSRVAPVGDAEAPLLAATGDGAQQAAPTTTTTTTTVIGKALNSTADLAKHLPTGAVLAFEVLSPSFTADGDCTAANRALTGCLIGACALCCFVLCFTDSYRDAATGALRYGFVTPSGRLIPIDGGGSGSPPPPRDDRYRLTVRDVMHGLLSFAVFLAVAMVDRNVVACFYPVESASTRQLMAAVPVAAGAAGSFLFAMFPSTRRGIGFPVAAS, encoded by the coding sequence ATGGCATCATCCCGGGTGGCACCCGTTGGCGACGCAGAGGCGCCACTGCTTGCGGCCACCGGCGACGGCGCGCAGCAGGCGGCacccacgacgacgacgacgacgacgaccgtcATCGGCAAGGCCCTTAACAGCACCGCCGACCTCGCCAAGCACCTCCCAACGGGCGCCGTGCTCGCCTTCGAGGTGCTGTCGCCGTCCTTCACCGCTGACGGCGACTGCACCGCCGCGAACCGCGCGCTCACGGGCTGCCTCATCGGCGCCTGCGCGCTCTGCTGCTTCGTCCTCTGCTTCACCGACAGCTACCGCGACGCCGCCACGGGCGCGCTGCGGTACGGCTTCGTCACGCCCAGCGGCCGCCTGATCCCCATCGACGGAGGCGGCTcaggctcgccgccgccgccgcgggacgACAGGTACAGGCTCACCGTGCGCGACGTCATGCACGGGCTGCTGTCGTTCGCGGTGTTCCTGGCCGTGGCCATGGTGGACCGCAACGTGGTGGCGTGCTTCTACCCCGTGGAGTCCGCGTCCACCAGGCAGCTGATGGCGGCCGTGCCCGTGGCGGCCGGCGCGGCGGGGAGCTTCCTCTTCGCCATGTTCCCGTCCACGCGGCGCGGGATCGGCTTCCCCGTGGCGGCGTCCTAA